The stretch of DNA GCTTTTGCGTCAGGCGCGCCAAAAAGCGTTTCAACAGGTCAATAACTTAATCGTGAAAACTTATTGGGAAATCGGCAGGCATATCATATTATACGAACAGGAAAGTCAAGAACGGGCTGAATATGGATCGCATCTTTTAGATTCCTTGTCAAAAGACCTAAAAGAGCGCTATGGAAAAGGATTTTCACGGAGAAATATGCTTAATATGCGTAATTTTTATCTGGCTTACCAGAAATGGCAGGCAGTGCCTGCCATTTTATCCTGGACACACATAATTGAATTGCTGTCCGTGGAAGATGGTCTGGCGCGTTCCTTTTACGAAAAGGAGTGCGCGGCTAACCACTGGAGCACCCGGGAACTGGAACGCCAAGTCAATTCTATGCTTTTTGAGCGGCTGGCCCTAAGCAAAGACAAAAAAGGAGTGCTGGCGCTGGCCGCGAAAGGCCACAAAATAGAGAAAGCCGAGGATGTGGTCAAAAATCCATATGTTCTGGAATTTCTGGGCATACCGGAAGATTATCGTTACTCCGAAAAAGAGCTTGAACAAAAAATCATCGATAATATGCAGCAATTCCTTTTGGAGATGGGGAAAGGCTTTTCCTTCGTCGCCCGCCAGTACCGGATCACCTTGAACAATAAACATTTTTACGTTGATCTTGTTTTCTATCATCGAATATTAAAGTGCTTTGTTTTGATCGATCTAAAACTCGGCTTGGTCGCTCATCATGACATCGGGCAAATGAACCTGTATCTCAATTATTTTAAAAAAGAAGAAATGACGGAAAATGATAATGAGCCGATCGGCATTGTGTTAGGGACTAAAAAAGATCATATTTTGGTTGAATATGCTTTAGGCGGGATTTCCAACAAACTTTTTGCTTCAAAATACCGGCTCTCACTGCCCGATAAACACCTGCTGCAAAAAGCAGTCGAAAATATTGTGTCCCGTGAAACAAAGCATTTAAGAT from Candidatus Margulisiibacteriota bacterium encodes:
- a CDS encoding PDDEXK nuclease domain-containing protein, whose amino-acid sequence is MNNYHNLIDSIGTLLRQARQKAFQQVNNLIVKTYWEIGRHIILYEQESQERAEYGSHLLDSLSKDLKERYGKGFSRRNMLNMRNFYLAYQKWQAVPAILSWTHIIELLSVEDGLARSFYEKECAANHWSTRELERQVNSMLFERLALSKDKKGVLALAAKGHKIEKAEDVVKNPYVLEFLGIPEDYRYSEKELEQKIIDNMQQFLLEMGKGFSFVARQYRITLNNKHFYVDLVFYHRILKCFVLIDLKLGLVAHHDIGQMNLYLNYFKKEEMTENDNEPIGIVLGTKKDHILVEYALGGISNKLFASKYRLSLPDKHLLQKAVENIVSRETKHLR